TGAACCTTCATAATAAAGTAAATTTGGGTGAAATATCTAAAGCACTTCATGTagaatatttattgaacatcTGTGGTTTCAGTGCTGCATTACAGTTTAGTCAGTGTGATCAGATTCTGATTGAAGTGCAGTCTTCGTCATTTCTAAATTTCTCCTACTACCTTTCCTTATAGTAGCGCTATGCCactttttaatcataaaaatatgttttcagctTGTTTTCATGGCACGTTAGCtttcattttgcacattttctggTGCTGTCATTGCCCAGCAGCTTCCTGAAGCTAAGAAATCATGCTGCACAACTTTTCGCTCAAGAAAGGTGCACCAATTTACAGTATCACATTacacgctagcaactggattcttcgtttttgttttttttttatgttctgaaTCTGTTTGTTGGTGCAGCATCATTCTGCAGAGTATTACCTCCTCCCAGAAGTATTTATCTTTACTGTctgtttcaaataaataaaaacatgtaacgccttcttattaatttttattgtaaattattccTAGCTTGGTCAGGATAGCTTCCAAGTTAAAATTGAACAGTAttggttttacattttgtaGCTGGAATGTCATCAGCTTGTGTGCAAGATCATTCCCAGCTGTCCCATTTTAAGATGCAGCATAAAACCTTCAGGCCAAAGCTTACCTGACAGTCTGACGGTTGAAAACAGGATCAAATTAAAGCAGACAGTCTGCACTTTAACTTCATAATCATCATGTCACTTCACACATGTGAAGTAATGATTTTGGAGCAAGGACGGCACAGATACGCTTAAGTGAAGCACTGGAGGCCATTCCTGCCACTGTCATTAATACTACGGCTCGTGGGTAGCAGATGTGGCTCAATCAACGATGGGTATGGAAACAAAGATAAATCCATCACCTGGATGACAGGGATGATTTGTCTGGTAGCTTTCAATAAGACAAAGGTTGGTGTTTGTAGACcttttcttatgttttgtttcttcttaaCATATTGCTCATCTTTTTCTCAGATCAGTGACCTTGTGATGAGGAAAAAATGCCATTTTATAATGTGCTGCTGCAGAAATTCAGCACCATCCTCTCTACATCTGCATCAAAAGCAACATCTCATTACTtgattacagtttttaaaaagcaaatcaTCCCTTTGATAAACCCAGAATCAGATCTTTGGTtttctaatgaaaataaaagctatTCTGAAACTTTACATTCAAGGCGAAAAGCTATGTGCAAATAAAGTCCTATCTCATTAACTTTAAGTTATGTCTGTACATGTCCCCAGACTAAAACAGTCCCCACTTGATGGTGCACAGATTAACACAGACCCTCTCttttttgttcagctgtgctttcaggaatattaaaacacaaatgaggCCACAAAGGATTTGACCTTCTTGGCTGTGGATGTGCCAGTGGTAAATCCAGGGAAGACACACCTCTGAACTCATCTGCAGAGTTTCTCAGCAGCACAGTAGGCAATCTGGAAACACCAGcagatttttaatgtgttcACAGATTCACAATGCATTTGACAATTATGGTATTTTGACTGTTTTAGCTACGTTAATGTCCTGATTAAAATGTGAAGTCATGGATAACTATTACTGATTATTGATGGTCATGCTGTGTTTTAGTAACACTGCATAACagtaaaaacactgagacaTTCTATGTAATGTTTTAGATATGCAATAAGGttgattcaacaaggtgttggaaacattcctcagagattttgctccatgttgacatgatagcatcacacagttgctgcaggtttgtcagctgagtagccctgctctactggattaaaatctggtgactgtggaggccgttggagtccagtgaactcattgtcatgttcttgaaagcagatggagatgatctgagctttgtgacatggcgcattatcctgctggaagttgacatcagaagatgctacactgtggtcataaagggatggacatggtcagcaacaacactcaggtAGACTCTCAGCTGGCACTGAGGGACCAAAGTGTGCAAAGAAAAGTTTCCCCTGCAACATTACACCACCAACAGCATGAaaggatccatgttttcatgatatttccaccaaattctgagcctaccacctgaatgtggagctgagatggagactcatcagaccacgcAACGTTTTTTTCAATCTCCCATTTTCACACTATTCTTTTCTTTAGATTGTCCCCAGGACAACCATTGTTGGGCAGTGTTTGCAAGGTAATTGCTGTGATgcttgtataaatatatatacattatacaTCCACATAACCAGGAAAAATGTCAGCTAAAAGCTAAAGAAACAAACTTAGGAAAATATAAGACAATTAAAAGAACTAACACTTAAATATACAAAtgctgaaaacaagaaaactgggGATTAACCTTTCAACGCTGTCTttatcatattaaaaaaaaaataaagcttgaGACCTATTACATAACTTTACTGTAGCTCAAACCCTGTTGTATACCATCTGACACTTGCCTTTTGCTCCCTGGTGGAAACTTTTTGTgctacaataattctgacatcACACGGTAATAAACTACACATATAtgcatgttatttttgtttgttgtttttcaatgTTGTTAAATAAGACTTCAGATTTACAAAGATTGAATTCTGTTCATTATTTGTCAGGCCAGGCTTTCAAGggttaaatcccctttcttatTTTGATGCTcaatttgaacttcagcaagtcttcTTCACCGTGTCGACATGCCACTaagatgctgccatgtgattggctgattcgATATTTTTGTAAACAAGTAATTGAACAGGTATACTTAATAAAGTGGTCAGTGAGCATATATACTGAACTATACATTTCTTATTTAAATAAGTTAGATATGTGGATACAGTCTATGAAAAAATGTCTTTGGTTCTTCTATCAGTTTTTTTCGGTTGTTGTTTAGTCTCTTGCTGCgagtttgtattttgtttgcaCCTCGAGATGAGCAGCCGATGTTCTGCACCAGCTGATGCATATCTAAATAGAATTATGAAATTAGAAATCTGTGAGGCTCTGTTCATGCAGGGGCATCTTTGAATTGTGGCCACCACTATGCTAAAGAACAATGGCTCCAGACAGCAGTGCACAATCCAGCTCCTGTTGTTCATGCAACACTGTTTATGAATACAGTTGGACATCTCTCAAAGAAATGGATTATACGAATTACGAAACTAATTTGTGACCCTACAAGTTGCTGAGGGGGCCATTGAAGTTTGACCAgtatacatgtgttttgtgaacTTGGATAAAGATTATAACTGTGTTATAACTGGGGGGTTCTGAAGGGGGAGTAAGGGCTGCCACAAACTTTGACTGGAAGGGTTGTTGATCGGAAAAGACCCTGAGGAAGAGGGGTGGAGTCGAGTGGATCATCCCATGCCCCTAATATGATCCACTTGAGCAAGATGGAGATTAATGGAAGAAAAGGGAGCTGTTCTAGTATCTCCATGTTATTTTGACCAAAGCACGTCACAGACATTTTATTAAGGTCTCAGGAAATGGTGTCTGCTTGTGAAAAAGTAGTGGATTATGTTGAACTGCTCAGTCCAGCATTGTTCATCTCTCATTAAGGTTTTTCATTGCATGCACGGCTGCCTTCAAATCACAAATCATGaagcagatggaggaaggaCCCAAATGAAGAATTATGAGGTGGGAGAAGGTGGACGTTGGAACCTCCATACAAAGAAGCAAAAGACGCTACAAAGTCTGGATTCTGATAGTCCTTTCAGGCCGGTACCAGTTCCTGAACCTAATTTTGAATTGGCCAGCACATTcagaccaaataaaaaaacttggTTCAGAACCTGAAAAATTAGTTCTTAACTAGAACCAAAACAAGTGGTTCTTCTTTGCAAACAGATGTCATCAGTGGGCAAAGGCTGAACCTTAAGAAAGCAAAGGACTATAGTGATagtgaaaaccaaaaaaaacaaataaataaataaaaaaacttggGCTAAAGTGGATCTGGTGCTACTTGTTCATCTTTGGAGCTATTGGACATCCTGACTACATGCAGGATGAAGGTTTGCAGATAGTCAACAGGATCTTCCACTTTGATTCTGATGTGAACATGGACTGGAGGTTCTAAGATTTCAGAAACTATCAAGCTAGTAAAGTGTGGCAGCCTAGTTATGGTTTTCTGACTATAGTTCAGTAACCATCAGTTTTCTAATCTAGCAGCTGTAGTTTCACTGACACTGTTAAGCCTTTATGTGAAAACATATGTTTGATTGATCCATGGCGCTAGTTAACTAGCTAGCTAATGGCAATCTACCCCATTGgacacatataaaaaaatggattaGTCCTCATCACTGACATCtagcaataaaaacaacaaacagaaacaaaattcaATCTGTGACACTGAATTATGTGTGAAGCTGACACTTGTATAAGAGTTTAATTAAAGGGTTTGCATGAATTTAAACATGTCATACACATTTACTATCCAGGAACGCGTCACCCAGCGCAAAACGATCTTGGATcaatgctattttaaaaatgttttggacaATAAAAGGTCCTATTACACCTTTGTATATATGAGATTTGAATAAGGAGGCATTccatgatcttttttttatataattcttTATCTTATTGATCCTTTGCTTTTGAATCATCAACACAGTAACATTATACAAATGGCAGAAAATTATAAAAAGCATGAAGGGCCGCTTTTAACTTCATTCCCGATACATGTCACGCTTCAAATAAAGTTGATCGAATCCAAATACAAATCTAAATGTCACTGGAACTTGATGTTTCTGGATCATTTCATCCTTTCCTAACAGGAAATGTGACATGTCACATCACTGACAGCTGCAGTTTTGACAAGTAAAGGTTCAACTGTCCACGGCTTCCCGTCTCTGATCTTAATTGAACAGGAAAAGTGCATAAACCTCATTCAGAGTAAAAATCTTGCCATCCCTGTGGCCGGGTCAGGACCTTGCTGACCAAAGACGGTCACAAAACCCAGCGATGGGCAGATGGCAGAGCCGGCTGGACTGATTTGTGGTCCCTGATGGAAGCCAATCAAACATCATCACAGAGAAGATGAAGTAAACAATGACACAATTCATTGATCTGGCCATCAAATGACCAATTATACACTCAAAATCCAATAAAAGGTCTTCCTCACTGCCCAGTGACAACCAGGGGATTTACTCTGTGAGGtaacaaggaacaacagaaaaatcATACATAATTTTTAATACACTGTAgtttaacaaaatcaaaactgatttttttatttagataataAACAGATACACTGAccagtttttttaataataaacaaacaaaacaagagagGTGGAACAGTCAATGCCATATTTCAAAGAATATTGGGAGAGGGAATAGGAGAGGAGGTCACTGCtgtgcagacacagagaagGACCAAAGAACGTCTAGAACAGCAACatttatgctaaaaaaaaaggaaaaaaagtggaaaaggtGCATCCCACTTGGGTGTGACGCCCACCTAAACTTGCCATTTGTGTGAATGTATCCTAAGACATTGAACCTTATAAGTTATAAGGTTTCATGGGATGAGGGccactgcaggttttagatgtttctctgcccaacacacctgactcaaattaatgggtcattgtggaGAATGTGAtgggctgttagatccattaggatccagatgttttcattcttttgatatttttatatttacattcatGTTAAGAGACAGtagttcatgtttgtacagaatggggaATGGGTGAGGAAAATGTAGATGCgctatttttttatgtgtgtgtgtgtgtgtgtgtgtgtgtgtgtgtgtgtgtgtgtgtgattgtgtgtgagaCTACTATGAGGTacagtttaattttctgttatatACTCTgttgtgtgaaggcttttaaattttgtttcaatatgcataatttgtttttattatgtaaagcactttgtacatgaaaagtgctctataaataaaatttgatttgatttaacttGAATCAGGACAGGGTATAAGATCAGTGTGAAACCACTTTTAACATATAAGTCTGCACTGAATAGaaaatcaaaacacagaaatccTGTTAAAGGGAGTTTATCCTCTCCACTCTTGCTCCTCACATGCTTCAGATGAGGACTGAATCTAAGAGAAGACTCAATGCAGTCTGTTGGCTTCATTAGCTTggattctttttaaattaattgcttTATATGAGCacagtaaatatatttatagttGGAAGAATGTGGATCTtgtaatagatttttttttaattggatcaTAATTGGACTACagtaaattgaactgaatttgacGGTAAAAGTGCCTGATGACTTTGTTGTTAATTGGTgccatataaataaagctgtattGAATGGAATTAAAAAGGGCTTCTTTGAGGTACTTAAAGATGACGATTTTCCCAAGCAACATAGCAAACATATAATCGTTTTAATACCTTTAATaacgtgtttgtttttttaagcattttgaaGCTAATATTACTTAAACTCCCCCGGATCCACGCCGTGGTTTCCCCGTGCCCTCTAACGTAAAACCCCGGACGTCACCTTCCTTCCCCCTCCCCTTAGCAACAGCGGCAACATGGCGGCGTCCAGTAACGCGGAGCAGTCTCCAGAGATAACAACGCCGTTAAAGATACCAAAAACCGAGGTGCCATCCCCTGAGTCGGAGGATTTAAGTGACAGTAATCAATACCACTCTAATCCCTCGACACCAAACCGCTTCTCGCCTCTGAACGTGGGCTCGGGGACCACGGGCCGGACGGCGGCCTCATCCTCCTCCAACAGCTTCACTGCTTGCCGAGGGATGTCATGGACGCCGTCCGAGACAAACGCCCTCATTGCGGTCTGGGGCAACGAAAGGCTGACGGAGGCGAGAATGCAGCAGCTGGAGGTCGCTGGCACCGTCTTCTCCGGTAAGGCCCCCGGTCCTGCCATGTACGAGCGTGTGTCCAGAGCCTTGGCAGAGCTGGGGTACGAGAGGACCCCGTCCCAGTGCAGGGAGAGGATGAAGGTAAGTGAGGACACAACAATGGCTGTAATGTGTCACGGTCATCCTCCATCATCAGGACCTGTAGCTTTCACTCTGAGCTGGAGCTGCTAACGAGGCGGATTCCAGACCTGACACACGAGTCCAGGCACATTTTAGTATTTGTTACAGCTACGACGCATTAGCTAAGAGCCTGTATGATAAAAACTTTAAGTTTCTCTTGGAAAATTACATGTAAATTTGTGGGCACAGCAGACAGTATCTCAGCAACAGTTTATAAATATTGAAAACCTGGGTGCCATGTTTTCGGCCATGTCCATTGAAGGGATGATTATTAAAACGtaaatttccacaacaattaaagacttttcctttttataaacTAGCTTGATAAACCTCCTTCCAGGAATGAGGTGCCAGTTATTTGTAACAACCTGTGATGGGTTTTTGTTTAGTCAAAAGTAACATAATGTACCTGTCAGTATTAGTAACACCTGATTACTACTCAAAATATGCACATGTGTAGGGTAATGCATGCTCAAGTTGATGCATAATTAACTACACAATGCCAGCAGACTGTTTTATCTGCAATGGAAATCATTATTGtacctcattttaaaaaatatattattcatATCTCCTCTCCAGGTTGTATATAGAGACGTCTTTCTgctgcagtttgtttgtttcaagAATCTGCACCTGCTTGTTGTTCTTAATGTTGATACTATACAAGGTTTTGATTTGACCGGATGTGGTCTTCTCTTTCAAAATTGCTTTTTCCTGCAAAGCATTTTTATGCACCTCACCTCAGGGGAGGGGACCTCAGGTTGGAACACTGATACGTGTCCAGGCAACACTGTACAATAACACTTCTAATGCTTGTTATTGATATCCCTCTTACAATTATACACATTTTCCATCATAAGACTCAAAGAAACCCAACTTGTTTTCACTAATTCTTGCAGAAATCtctgactttaaaactttaGAACTCCAGTACctgtaaatgtgatttttctgGCAGTACTGGGTGCAAATAGAGCCAAAATTAGTACCAGTTGCTTTTTCTGTGCAATCTTTCCTAAAAAGCCGACAAGGAGCCACTGTGCCAAATCAGTCTTTTTGGCTGCAGCTGCCAAGCTGCATGAAAAGTTGTTTACAAGAGCAGGGACCTAACACTAGGTCTAATGTTTAATTAAAGCTCCATAGACTTAACTCTGGTCATTTATATAGTCCAACACATTACTGAGCCCTTATTTGTTTTCTGATCTCAACCAGACGCTTCGGCGTTGCTACAGCCGTGTGAAGGAGCATGGCATCGGGAAAAGAAAGAGCAGCTACACCATAGAGCAGCTGGAGAAGGTGTTCGGTCAGGGAGGCTGGGACTCCCAGAGCTGCGCCCCAGTGCTGATAAACAGCAGCGGGTTGTATCAAGAGATGGAGTCTGATGGCAGCACCCTGGAAGACTTCTCCCAGGAGGACTGGTGCAACCAGGTGCTGGACTCTGCTTTCCAGGAGGGAGACATGGACACTGGTGGGTGTACTTTGCAAGCAGAAGAAATGTGACGAGGAGATAGGTTTGAAATAATATTTGTGTGCAtttctttttccccctctaGAGGAAATCCAGGTGCCTAAAAACAGAGCTCTACAGATTCAAGCAGAGCTGTCTGAACAAATCCAGTAAGTCATCCAGATCTTACTTTTTCTTCATGGATGGAACAGTCATGATGCTGCCTGTCAGTGTCTTTTTTATACCACCACTGGCACACTAAAGCCATCATTCATAGATGTGTCATGTTTATGCAGTTGCTGATAAAAGTAGTTAAACTGATACTGCCACACGTTGTTATGGTAACTTTCAAATCCAACCCTGTAGAGTGGCTTATTGCTGTCTGTCAGATTGTTGCTATGTAACACTTTCTAACTTGGTAGTCATGCTGCACCACTTTGTAACTTTTTGCAGAAAAAGGGACACGATGCAGACTGTGATTCGTATCCTTGAGTCAGTGGAGCTGAAGTGGGAGCACTTCCAGACTTGGACTGAGTTCTCACGGCTGCATCTCTCCAACAAGTTGGCCATCTTCGGCGTGGGCTACAACACGCGCTGGCGTGAGGATGTGCGTTACCACTACGCCGAAATCAGCTCGCAGGTGCCGCTGGGAAAGAGGCTTCGGGAGTACTTCAACCCCGAAAAGCCAGAGGGCCGGGTCATCATGACCAAAGTTCAGAAAATGAACTGGAAGAATGTTTACTACAAGTTCCTGGACATTACCATTAGTGAAGCGCGCTGCCTGGAGCTCCACATGGAGGTGGACTGGGTCCCTGTGTCACAGTCCCGGGCGACAGGCAGCAGCAAAGTCACATCCCACTACCTCCTCCCTGGGGACATCCCCAAGACATATGGACTATATGCCATTGGCTACGAGGCCCTGCTGGCCTGTAACGACACTGCTCAGACCTATCCTCTGGAAGACAGCGAGAACCACAGCTTACCTCAGAGTGAAAACGGAGCTCAGATTCAGGTCGACGGGGAAGGAGCAGGGCAGGACGACAGGACTGGGGCAAAAATCACCTACTGCTACCTGGGCATAGCTGAGGACAGAACCATACAGCAGTGTCTCTTCCAGCACTTTCAGGGTTCTGGGAAACACTACGTCCACAGGGAGCCTTCCAGCGTGACGCTTTTCTTACAGGAGAACTGTTGCAACGCTGCGACAAGCGAGGGCGGCGAACACTCCACGCAACGTTTTGCTATTTACATAAAATTCATTGAGGTGGAGTTGGACTTCCTGTCGGCAGGCTCCCTGGTGGAGTGCCTCGAGACCGCCGTCGGCTATTCCTTAAAATACAACTACAAAGAAGCATTGTAATACAGCTCAGTGAGATTTTTACTAACTAAAGATATAACAGTTGTTACAGCCAGCAGCTAAATGAAAGGTGGTAAACTATTCTGGGAGAAAGCATGTGTAAGCAGGTTggcaaatgtttattattatggGCAGCAGCCAATGGTTACAGTTATTCAATGTGTATTTATCTGgcaatcatcttcccatttacTGAAATTACTattcaaaatgcattttttaaaatatatttaatctaCTTTCACAAGCTTTAATGCTGCAAATATTCtaattttgaaatatttaagcaggaaaagtttgattttttattaaaaaccatAAAGAAATGGGAGAACTTGAGCTGAACAGTTACAGAGCTGCAACACTTACAATACAAGTACTTGATTTTTGACTAATGTGCACTACAAAGGTTATGCTGCTTGTTTAACGTAGATGAATATTGCCTCATCAGGGAATGTGTGAGAGGTCGGCAAGGTGACTACTGCAGTATGCATCTGTCTACCTCAGTAGGATGTAGCAAACCAAGCAGCCAGGGGACCAGAgtgttcatttatatttatttgaaacTGCCTTTTACTTTTGACTGTTGAGGTCTGGACCTGAAGTCGTGAAGCGTCTGTGAGAGTGTAGGCCGATTCTGATGCCTTATGTTTTGCACACATAACTGGCCGACAGCAAGAGATGCTTCCATGCAAACTGTTGGCGTTAGCCGTTCTTCATCCAGCTGAGTCAACATGAGATGCTGAATCCTAAATGTCGTGAATTCAGATTGTCTTTATTGATTCAGACTCTAATCAGTTTGTGGTTTTGTGTCATATGTAgagacaaaatgtttgtttttttatgaatattACATCTCAACATGTTAGTTTTTATTCTCAGAAAACCTCCTCACATTGATCATTAGCTATTTATGTTGATCagaatttttcaggcagatcTGCACACACAGGTCCTGACAGCGGGACATCTGCTTGTAAGTTGTCAGCCTATCCAGTGGTAGATTCTTGAACCTAAATACCTCTCTTCCAGGACTCATCTATGAGTGCATTCAAGAACTGATGAAGAGAAATGTAAGCCTTGGCTATGGTTAGCTAGTGCCTGGTATTTCTGATTGATTCCTATTGGGAATTAAACTTTGATTCCCAATCCTATCCACATGTCTGTTAGAGATGCCTAGAtgccaggaattttttttatttgatcttaaaaAAGATTAAGACCAAACTTTGAGTTAGACTCTACCATGTAAACAACATCTTCTGATTGTATTAAAGCTCATAAAGGTCCTATTCAGTGTTGGCAATAGCTAAATTAATCCAAATGGACTATGCTGATCTTAGTCTCATTATGTAGACATGTATACAGACTTATTCAAACACAGATATACAGCTGTTTTACAGCATATCTGTTAGGATCCAGAGGTCAAATTCATCTATATGAGCTTGTTTCAGGTGGTGAAAACATCAGTGAAACGAAGACACTGTTGCAGCAAGAGAGAAACTTCAAATCTGGATAATGCTTTGTGTTATAATTAAGGCTTTGAATGGGCACAGACGCTGCAGGTGCATAAGGGGTCATAATGTTTGGATGAGTCATGAATCAGACTATTCTCTGTATCATGTAACCAGGAATAGGACTAGAATAGTCTAGTTTAGATTGGAGTCAGAACATCGTTGTGCATTGTACACGAAGCCATTTTATCCTGTACATTCACTTCTGTTAGCACcgtggttaccatggtgacttAGTGTTGATCAGACACcatgttttgccttttttagtATTGATGTACTGTACGGCAGTATTTATTGGTGACCAATGCTTTTGGAGCATCTCTTGCTGCAGCCATGGGGTCTTGGGTATAATTAGACAGTCCCCACAGACTATACCGACAAGTTACCGCCCACATACTGGTATTTCAGATGCAGATAACATTAAATCTTTCCTGTGGTGAATAGTTTTCCCTACAGGaccaaagtaaagaaaaaaaaaacgcactGATCTACATCTCCCAGTGAGGTTTAGACATAACACTGCAGAAGGTTGCTCATTTTCCAATAATCAAACTGAATCCTTAATGGACATCATTCCATAGGTTATGTGCAATGTGGCAGGAAAGGATTGTGTAGAAAAGAAACATTGGATGCATTCATGTGAATCTATGTGTATGAAATCcaccacatatatatataactataatatatatttaagaaTATTGATGTTCTTGAGCATTCCAGCTTTTGGAAACTTGCAGCATTTCATTTGTTTGGGTATACAGTATATTAAGATAATATGATATTTTCTATCTTATCGGTTGATACCTCGTCTTGTGATTGTTTCAGAGTCACCGTCttgtatgtttacatgtttgaaaaacaataaatgggGCACACGCTGTTGTTTTAGTGAAACTGgacctttgtgtttgtctgatGTTCAGGTTGATATTTTATGAGgtgaaatattaaacaagtCCCAAACAGCGACTTAACATGATGCTCTTTCCACACCGACACAAAAGAATACACCAGTAAAGACATTTACGTTTTCAATATATTGAAAACGTATCGCTATGTCAACATGTGCAACACATCGCAAGGATGTTTTGAGACAAAACAGGAAAGTTTTTAATGTATGTTGAACAAATAACCAGCATGCACAGCAATGCATCCCTCCAATACAGCTGAGATTAGCACCGTAGGTGTTTATTAACAAGTCATTATCAATTTATTCATAAAGTGTTTTAAGAGCAGCCACGGACGAACAACGTGCATAACTTCgtagataagtaaaaaaaaagcataaaaataaaacaaaattcataATATGTATCATAAAAGTAGTATAAAATCAAATCCAGACAATGAAAActggataaataaattaaaaaccaaataaaatcaaGTCTCAGATTGAAGGCCAGTGAGTTTtaagaagggttttaaaaatggaagaaGAGGGAGCCTGGCAAAAGTGCAAAGGTAGGTCGTTTCATAATTCTGGTGCAGAaaaggccccgccccctctgagcTTCTGTTGAGAACTGGGGACGACCAAGCAGCTAATCAGCTGAGTTGAGCGACCGGAAGGAGTATTGTGGTGGGAAAGCTCAGATAAACAAGGTAGCgcaagaccatttaaaactttaattgcaaacataaagataaaaagtgCACAGCCAGCCAGTGGAGTGAAGCTAGAACAGGGATTATGTGCTCTCTTCAGGTTTCTGTTCAAAGTCATGCACCAGTGTTCTGAACTAGCTGCAGACAAGGACTCGCTTTCTCCAACTTGTCTCCAACTGTTGCATAGAAAGCTTTTCCCTTCACCAGTTTCCTTAAACGATAAAAGCTCGATGTAACTGTGGCGTTAAAT
The sequence above is a segment of the Melanotaenia boesemani isolate fMelBoe1 chromosome 15, fMelBoe1.pri, whole genome shotgun sequence genome. Coding sequences within it:
- the LOC121654950 gene encoding myb/SANT-like DNA-binding domain-containing protein 2 isoform X1 gives rise to the protein MAASSNAEQSPEITTPLKIPKTEVPSPESEDLSDSNQYHSNPSTPNRFSPLNVGSGTTGRTAASSSSNSFTACRGMSWTPSETNALIAVWGNERLTEARMQQLEVAGTVFSGKAPGPAMYERVSRALAELGYERTPSQCRERMKTLRRCYSRVKEHGIGKRKSSYTIEQLEKVFGQGGWDSQSCAPVLINSSGLYQEMESDGSTLEDFSQEDWCNQVLDSAFQEGDMDTEEIQVPKNRALQIQAELSEQIQKRDTMQTVIRILESVELKWEHFQTWTEFSRLHLSNKLAIFGVGYNTRWREDVRYHYAEISSQVPLGKRLREYFNPEKPEGRVIMTKVQKMNWKNVYYKFLDITISEARCLELHMEVDWVPVSQSRATGSSKVTSHYLLPGDIPKTYGLYAIGYEALLACNDTAQTYPLEDSENHSLPQSENGAQIQVDGEGAGQDDRTGAKITYCYLGIAEDRTIQQCLFQHFQGSGKHYVHREPSSVTLFLQENCCNAATSEGGEHSTQRFAIYIKFIEVELDFLSAGSLVECLETAVGYSLKYNYKEAL
- the LOC121654950 gene encoding myb/SANT-like DNA-binding domain-containing protein 2 isoform X2, giving the protein MESDGSTLEDFSQEDWCNQVLDSAFQEGDMDTEEIQVPKNRALQIQAELSEQIQKRDTMQTVIRILESVELKWEHFQTWTEFSRLHLSNKLAIFGVGYNTRWREDVRYHYAEISSQVPLGKRLREYFNPEKPEGRVIMTKVQKMNWKNVYYKFLDITISEARCLELHMEVDWVPVSQSRATGSSKVTSHYLLPGDIPKTYGLYAIGYEALLACNDTAQTYPLEDSENHSLPQSENGAQIQVDGEGAGQDDRTGAKITYCYLGIAEDRTIQQCLFQHFQGSGKHYVHREPSSVTLFLQENCCNAATSEGGEHSTQRFAIYIKFIEVELDFLSAGSLVECLETAVGYSLKYNYKEAL